One Azospirillum brasilense DNA segment encodes these proteins:
- a CDS encoding LysR substrate-binding domain-containing protein, with product MRKRISIKALQAFEAAARLGSFATAAEDLGLTPSAISHQVKILEEQLGLRLFHRVHRSVALTDDGRTYAAEIIAAFARIDTATRNVTTTGSGTTILTVRSMPSFAAQWLMPRLGRVKEIHPAIDIRLRASVSPIDLTTGAVDVDIRYNPGPPPAGCVLELFPDDVIVPMCSPALANGLNPIRKPSDISRHILIHSEINIVGWRDWANRHRGVELDMERGLRFDRSFMAINAAANGMGVCLDSLLLARQELLSGRLIIPFPTRGLRAQGHGFVTLKSTANLPKIRLFREWLFSELEAGRQWEDEFLSSLNRSA from the coding sequence ATGCGGAAACGGATTTCCATCAAGGCTTTGCAAGCCTTTGAGGCGGCGGCGCGGCTCGGTTCCTTCGCAACGGCGGCGGAGGATCTCGGCCTGACGCCCTCGGCGATCAGCCATCAGGTGAAGATTCTGGAGGAGCAGCTCGGCCTGCGGCTGTTCCACCGCGTCCACCGGTCGGTCGCGCTGACCGACGACGGGCGGACCTACGCCGCGGAGATCATCGCCGCCTTCGCCCGCATCGACACGGCGACCCGCAACGTCACGACGACGGGCAGCGGCACCACGATCCTGACCGTGCGCTCGATGCCCAGCTTCGCCGCGCAGTGGCTGATGCCGCGGCTGGGACGGGTGAAGGAGATCCATCCCGCCATCGACATCCGCCTGCGGGCGTCGGTCTCGCCCATCGACCTGACGACGGGGGCGGTCGACGTGGACATCCGCTACAACCCCGGCCCGCCGCCGGCCGGCTGCGTGCTGGAGCTGTTTCCCGACGACGTCATCGTGCCGATGTGCTCCCCGGCGCTCGCAAACGGGCTGAACCCGATCCGCAAGCCGTCGGACATCAGCCGCCACATCCTGATCCATTCGGAAATCAACATCGTCGGCTGGCGCGACTGGGCGAACCGGCACCGCGGCGTCGAGCTGGACATGGAGCGCGGCCTGCGCTTCGACCGCTCCTTCATGGCGATCAACGCCGCGGCGAACGGCATGGGCGTGTGCCTGGACAGCCTGCTGCTGGCCCGGCAGGAACTGCTGTCGGGCCGGCTCATCATCCCTTTCCCGACCCGCGGCCTGCGGGCGCAGGGGCATGGCTTCGTCACGCTGAAGTCGACCGCCAACCTTCCCAAGATCCGGCTGTTCCGCGAATGGCTGTTCAGCGAGTTGGAGGCGGGGCGGCAGTGGGAGGACGAGTTCCTGTCGTCACTGAACAGGAGCGCGTAA
- a CDS encoding SDR family NAD(P)-dependent oxidoreductase produces MLLSNKVCVITGAASRRGIGLATARLFALHGGRAIILDLDGGQAAEAAAELGEAHRGIACDVTDKTACVNAAARVVEEFGRIDVLVNNAGITQPLKFMDIEPKNYEAVTDVSLRGTLYMSQAVVPHMRAQKSGSIVCISSVSAQRGGGIFGGPHYSAAKAGVLGLAKAMARELGPDNVRVNSVTPGLIQTDITGGKLTPELRADILKGIPLNRLGDAEDVARSCLFLASELSSYVTGATLDVNGGMLIH; encoded by the coding sequence ATGTTGCTGTCCAACAAGGTGTGCGTGATCACCGGAGCGGCGTCGCGCCGCGGCATCGGCTTGGCCACGGCGCGGCTGTTCGCGCTGCACGGCGGGCGGGCGATCATCCTGGACCTCGACGGCGGTCAGGCCGCCGAAGCCGCCGCCGAGCTGGGCGAGGCGCACCGCGGCATCGCCTGCGACGTGACCGACAAGACCGCCTGCGTCAACGCCGCCGCCCGCGTGGTCGAGGAGTTCGGCCGCATCGACGTGCTGGTCAACAACGCCGGCATCACCCAGCCGCTGAAGTTCATGGACATCGAGCCGAAGAACTACGAGGCGGTGACCGACGTCAGCCTGCGCGGCACGCTCTACATGAGCCAGGCGGTTGTCCCGCACATGCGCGCCCAGAAGTCCGGCTCCATCGTCTGCATCTCCTCGGTGTCGGCGCAGCGCGGCGGCGGCATCTTCGGCGGTCCGCACTACAGTGCCGCGAAGGCCGGCGTTCTCGGTCTCGCCAAGGCGATGGCGCGGGAGCTGGGTCCGGACAACGTCCGCGTCAACTCCGTCACCCCCGGCCTGATCCAGACCGACATCACCGGCGGCAAGCTGACGCCCGAGCTGCGGGCGGACATCCTCAAGGGCATCCCGCTGAACCGCCTGGGCGACGCCGAGGACGTGGCGCGCTCCTGCCTCTTCCTGGCGTCGGAGCTGTCGTCCTACGTCACGGGCGCCACGCTCGACGTCAACGGCGGAATGCTGATCCACTGA
- a CDS encoding transketolase — MDTTQLGHNVPLTERAYRIRRNAVLMGEVQGQGYIGQALDIADVLAVSYFHAMRYRQEDPHWEGRDRFLLSNGHYAIALYAALIEAGIVPAEELETYGSDDSRLPMSGMAAYTPGMEMSGGSLGLGLSIAVGIALGLKRKASDNRVYTLFSDGELDEGSVWEAIMSAAHYKLDNLIGIVDVNNQQADGPSTQVMAFEPLVDKLEAFGWFVQRVDGNDMDVVVAAFDAARDHPEPKPRMIVCDTKMGKGVPFLEAREKNHFIRVDAHEWKLALDALDAGRTA; from the coding sequence GTGGACACCACCCAACTGGGCCACAACGTTCCCCTGACCGAACGCGCCTATCGCATCCGCCGCAACGCCGTTCTGATGGGCGAGGTGCAGGGCCAGGGCTACATCGGGCAGGCCCTGGACATCGCCGACGTGCTGGCCGTGTCCTACTTCCACGCCATGCGCTACCGGCAGGAGGACCCGCACTGGGAAGGCCGCGACCGCTTCCTGCTGTCCAACGGCCACTACGCCATCGCGCTCTACGCCGCCCTGATCGAGGCCGGCATCGTCCCGGCCGAGGAGCTGGAGACCTACGGCAGCGACGACAGCCGCCTTCCGATGTCGGGCATGGCCGCCTACACGCCGGGCATGGAGATGTCGGGCGGCTCGCTCGGCCTCGGCCTCAGCATCGCGGTCGGCATCGCCCTCGGCCTGAAGCGCAAGGCGTCGGACAACCGCGTCTACACGCTCTTCTCCGACGGCGAGCTGGACGAGGGCTCGGTCTGGGAGGCCATCATGTCGGCGGCCCATTACAAGCTCGACAACCTGATCGGCATCGTCGACGTCAACAACCAGCAGGCCGACGGCCCCTCCACCCAGGTGATGGCCTTCGAGCCGCTGGTCGACAAGCTGGAGGCCTTCGGCTGGTTCGTCCAGCGGGTGGACGGCAACGACATGGACGTCGTGGTCGCCGCCTTCGACGCCGCCCGCGACCATCCGGAGCCCAAGCCCCGCATGATCGTCTGCGACACCAAGATGGGCAAGGGCGTGCCCTTCCTCGAAGCCCGCGAAAAGAATCACTTCATCCGCGTGGACGCGCACGAGTGGAAGCTCGCCCTCGACGCGCTGGACGCCGGGAGGACCGCATGA
- a CDS encoding transketolase family protein — MSTATASAATTASAAAKPRLKTSAMIASIAGEGQRTKPAPFGHALVELAKARPEIVGLTADLAKYTDLHIFAQANPDRFYQMGMAEQLLMGAASGLAHEGFMPFVTTYAVFASRRAYDFVHQTIAEENRNVKIACALPGLTSGYGPSHQAAEDLALMRAMPNMVVIDPCDAHEIEQAVPAMAAHQGPVYMRLLRGNVPLVLDEYDYTFELGKAKRLRDGADVLVISSGIMTMRALEVAKALEADKVGVAVLHVPTIKPLDTETILAEAGRSGRMVVVAENHTVIGGLGEAVAGTLLRAGVVPSAFRQIGLPDEFLKAGALPTLHDLYGISTDAMVTSIKGWL; from the coding sequence ATGAGCACCGCCACCGCCTCTGCCGCCACCACCGCTTCTGCCGCCGCCAAGCCGCGCCTGAAGACCTCCGCCATGATCGCCTCGATCGCGGGCGAAGGGCAGCGCACCAAGCCCGCCCCCTTCGGCCACGCGCTGGTCGAGCTGGCGAAGGCCCGTCCGGAGATCGTCGGCCTCACCGCCGATCTGGCGAAATACACCGACCTGCACATCTTCGCCCAGGCCAACCCGGACCGTTTCTACCAGATGGGCATGGCCGAGCAGCTGCTGATGGGCGCGGCGTCCGGTCTGGCGCACGAGGGCTTCATGCCCTTCGTCACCACCTACGCGGTCTTCGCCTCGCGCCGGGCCTACGACTTCGTGCACCAGACGATCGCGGAGGAGAACCGCAACGTCAAGATCGCCTGCGCCCTGCCGGGCCTGACCTCGGGCTATGGACCCAGCCATCAGGCGGCGGAGGATCTGGCCCTGATGCGCGCCATGCCGAACATGGTGGTCATCGACCCCTGCGACGCCCATGAGATCGAGCAGGCGGTGCCCGCCATGGCCGCCCACCAGGGGCCGGTCTACATGCGCCTGCTGCGCGGCAACGTCCCGCTGGTGCTCGACGAGTACGACTATACGTTCGAACTCGGCAAGGCGAAGCGGCTGCGCGACGGCGCCGACGTGCTGGTCATCTCCTCCGGCATCATGACGATGCGGGCGCTGGAGGTGGCGAAGGCCCTGGAGGCCGACAAGGTCGGCGTCGCCGTGCTGCACGTCCCGACCATCAAGCCGCTCGACACCGAGACCATCCTGGCCGAGGCCGGGCGCAGCGGGCGCATGGTCGTCGTCGCCGAGAACCACACCGTCATCGGCGGTCTGGGCGAGGCGGTGGCCGGCACGCTGCTGCGCGCCGGGGTCGTTCCCAGCGCCTTCCGCCAGATCGGCCTGCCCGACGAGTTCCTGAAGGCCGGCGCCCTGCCGACGCTGCACGACCTCTACGGCATTTCCACCGACGCCATGGTAACCAGCATCAAGGGGTGGCTGTAA
- a CDS encoding TRAP transporter substrate-binding protein, whose amino-acid sequence MDKKPPQTPAHSTLGLLRPSRRAVLAAAAAVPLVTILKRPANAAEFQFKYATGQDPTHPVNIRAQEAIDRIREATSGRLDIKLFPANQLGSDTDLLGQVRNGGVEIFNLSSLILATFVPLSGITSMGFAFKDYDAVWQAMDGELGKHVRAEIAKTPIMTLSKIWDNGFRHVTSSTRVIKTPEDIKGFKMRVPPAPALTSLFKAIDAAPAPINFNELYSALQTTVVEGQENPLAIIATARLYEVQKSCSLTGHVWDGYWVLGNKRAFARLPADIQAIVSRELDRSADDQRADIAALTESLQKDLSAKGLTFHTIDREPFRKVLAGTNFYAEWKGKYGATAWDLLEKVTGKLG is encoded by the coding sequence ATGGACAAGAAGCCGCCCCAAACCCCCGCTCACTCGACCCTGGGCCTTCTTCGCCCGAGCCGCCGCGCCGTTCTGGCCGCCGCCGCCGCCGTGCCGCTGGTGACCATCCTGAAGCGCCCGGCCAACGCCGCCGAGTTCCAGTTCAAATACGCCACCGGCCAGGACCCGACCCACCCGGTCAACATCCGCGCGCAGGAGGCCATCGACCGCATCCGTGAGGCGACGTCCGGCCGGCTCGACATCAAGCTGTTCCCCGCCAACCAACTCGGCAGCGACACCGACCTGCTGGGGCAGGTGCGCAACGGCGGCGTGGAGATCTTCAACCTCTCCTCGCTGATCCTCGCCACCTTCGTCCCGCTGTCCGGCATCACCAGCATGGGCTTCGCCTTCAAGGACTACGACGCGGTCTGGCAGGCGATGGACGGCGAGCTGGGCAAGCATGTCCGGGCGGAGATCGCCAAGACCCCGATCATGACGCTCAGCAAGATCTGGGACAACGGCTTCCGCCACGTCACTTCCTCCACCCGCGTCATCAAGACGCCGGAGGACATCAAGGGCTTCAAGATGCGGGTGCCGCCGGCGCCGGCCCTGACCTCGCTGTTCAAGGCGATCGACGCCGCGCCCGCGCCGATCAACTTCAACGAACTCTACTCCGCCCTTCAGACCACCGTCGTGGAGGGACAGGAGAACCCGCTGGCGATCATCGCCACCGCCCGCCTGTACGAGGTGCAGAAGTCCTGCAGCCTGACCGGCCATGTCTGGGACGGCTATTGGGTGCTCGGCAACAAGCGCGCCTTCGCCCGTCTGCCCGCCGACATCCAGGCCATCGTCAGCCGCGAACTGGACCGTTCGGCGGACGACCAGCGGGCCGACATCGCGGCGCTCACCGAATCGCTGCAGAAGGACCTGTCCGCCAAGGGACTGACCTTCCACACCATCGACCGCGAACCGTTCCGCAAGGTGCTCGCCGGGACGAACTTCTACGCTGAGTGGAAAGGGAAGTACGGGGCCACCGCCTGGGATCTGCTTGAGAAGGTGACCGGCAAGCTGGGCTGA
- a CDS encoding TRAP transporter large permease subunit gives MNTPVNTADAAVHGAGRPSGAGTGWLDRLDRGIGLLVETPAALLVLAEVGVLLVGVIWRYLLHSPIIWSDELASILFLWLAMFGSVVALRRGEHMRMTAIVGMLRPRTQAFLDVVAITAALAFLLLMAEPAYEFAVEEVWVTTPALDIPNSWRASALPVGFVLMIAVALLRLARLGRPSDVLRAVVAVTAVVGVMALAAPLFAGLGNYNLLLFFVVGVGAMVFLGLPIAFAFGLATFGYLALATSTPAIVMVGRMDEGMSHLILLSVPLFVFLGQLIEMTGMARAMVGFLASLLGHVRGGLSYVLIGAMYLVSGISGSKAADMAAVAPVLFPEMKARGAKPGDLVALLSATGAQTETIPPSLVLITIGSVTGVSIAALFTGGLLPGIVLGAALAALVWWRYRHEDLSHVRRASKAEVGKAFLIALPAIALPFIIRAAVIEGVATATEVSTIGIVYAVVAGLLIYRQFDWRRIYPMLVETASLSGAILLIIGAATGMAWALTQSGFSSSLAEAMRALPGGVPVFIVVSIIAFIILGSVLEGIPAIVLFGPLLFPIARQLGVHEVHYAMIVILAMGIGLFAPPFGVGYYAACAISRINPDEGMKPIIGYLVALTIGLIVVAAVPWISIGFL, from the coding sequence ATGAACACTCCCGTCAACACGGCGGACGCCGCCGTTCACGGCGCCGGGCGGCCATCGGGCGCCGGCACCGGCTGGCTTGACCGGCTGGACCGCGGCATCGGGCTGCTGGTCGAGACGCCGGCGGCACTGCTGGTGCTCGCCGAGGTCGGCGTCCTGCTGGTCGGCGTCATCTGGCGCTACCTCCTGCACAGCCCGATCATCTGGTCGGACGAGCTGGCCTCCATCCTGTTCCTCTGGCTCGCCATGTTCGGCTCGGTCGTGGCGCTGCGCCGGGGCGAGCACATGCGGATGACCGCGATCGTCGGCATGCTCCGGCCCCGCACCCAGGCGTTCCTCGACGTGGTGGCGATCACCGCGGCGCTGGCCTTCCTGCTGCTGATGGCCGAGCCGGCCTACGAGTTCGCGGTGGAGGAGGTGTGGGTCACCACGCCGGCGCTGGACATTCCCAACTCCTGGCGGGCGAGCGCGCTGCCGGTGGGCTTCGTCCTGATGATCGCGGTGGCGCTGCTTCGGCTGGCGCGGCTGGGCCGCCCGTCCGACGTGCTGCGGGCGGTGGTGGCGGTCACGGCGGTGGTCGGCGTCATGGCGCTGGCGGCGCCGCTGTTTGCGGGGCTCGGCAACTACAACCTGCTGCTCTTCTTCGTGGTGGGCGTCGGCGCGATGGTGTTCCTTGGCCTGCCCATCGCCTTCGCCTTCGGTCTGGCGACCTTCGGCTATCTGGCGCTCGCCACCTCGACCCCGGCCATCGTCATGGTGGGCCGCATGGACGAGGGGATGAGCCACCTGATCCTGCTGTCGGTGCCGCTGTTCGTCTTCCTCGGGCAGCTCATCGAGATGACCGGCATGGCCCGCGCCATGGTCGGCTTCCTGGCCAGCCTGCTCGGCCATGTGCGCGGCGGCCTGTCCTACGTGCTGATCGGCGCCATGTACCTCGTCTCGGGCATTTCCGGCTCGAAGGCGGCGGACATGGCGGCGGTCGCCCCGGTTCTGTTCCCCGAGATGAAGGCGCGCGGCGCCAAGCCCGGCGACCTCGTCGCCCTGCTGTCGGCCACCGGCGCCCAGACCGAGACCATCCCGCCGTCGCTGGTCCTCATCACCATCGGATCGGTCACCGGCGTGTCCATCGCCGCCCTGTTCACCGGCGGCCTGCTGCCGGGCATCGTGCTGGGCGCCGCTCTGGCGGCTCTGGTCTGGTGGCGCTACCGCCACGAGGATCTGTCCCACGTCCGCCGCGCCAGCAAGGCGGAGGTCGGCAAGGCCTTCCTGATCGCGCTGCCGGCCATCGCGCTGCCCTTCATCATCCGCGCCGCGGTGATCGAGGGCGTCGCGACCGCGACCGAAGTGTCGACCATCGGCATCGTCTACGCGGTGGTCGCCGGCCTGCTGATCTACCGCCAGTTCGACTGGCGCCGCATCTACCCGATGCTGGTCGAGACGGCGTCGCTGTCCGGAGCGATCCTACTGATCATCGGGGCGGCCACCGGCATGGCCTGGGCGCTGACCCAGTCCGGTTTCTCCAGCTCGCTGGCCGAGGCGATGCGGGCCCTGCCGGGCGGGGTGCCGGTCTTCATCGTGGTGTCGATCATCGCCTTCATCATCCTGGGCAGCGTTCTGGAGGGCATCCCCGCCATCGTACTGTTCGGCCCGCTGCTGTTCCCCATCGCCCGCCAACTGGGGGTGCATGAGGTGCACTACGCGATGATCGTGATCCTGGCCATGGGCATCGGTCTGTTCGCCCCGCCCTTCGGCGTCGGCTACTACGCGGCCTGCGCCATCAGCCGGATCAACCCCGACGAAGGCATGAAGCCCATCATCGGTTATCTGGTGGCGCTGACCATCGGCCTGATCGTCGTCGCGGCGGTGCCCTGGATCTCCATCGGCTTCCTCTGA
- a CDS encoding NAD(P)-dependent oxidoreductase encodes MTTVGFIGLGSMGMPMACNLLARGFALRGFDVRRESVAALEVRGGRGADSAAAAAEGADALVLMVVNAAQAESVLFAQGALDRLPDGATVILMATCPPDAVAALAERVEAAGRRFVDAPVSGGTVGAVAGTLSIMAAAPAAVVERVRPVLAAMGDKVFHVGEVPGQGATVKTVNQLLCGVHIAVVAEAFSLAAKAGVDLAVLLEIMSGSAASSWMLKDRGPRMLEAEPGITSAVDIFVKDLGIVLEAGRGAKAALPLAAVAHQMFLSASGRGEGAMDDSQVIRSYHLLNGVTPG; translated from the coding sequence ATGACGACGGTGGGCTTTATCGGCCTCGGTTCCATGGGCATGCCGATGGCGTGCAACCTGCTGGCCCGCGGTTTCGCGCTGCGCGGTTTCGACGTGCGGCGCGAGAGCGTCGCCGCTCTGGAGGTCCGCGGCGGGCGGGGGGCGGACAGCGCCGCCGCCGCCGCCGAAGGGGCTGACGCCCTGGTCCTGATGGTGGTCAACGCCGCCCAGGCGGAATCCGTCCTGTTCGCCCAGGGCGCGCTGGACCGCCTGCCGGACGGCGCCACGGTGATCCTGATGGCGACCTGCCCGCCGGACGCCGTCGCCGCGCTGGCCGAGCGGGTCGAGGCGGCGGGACGGCGCTTCGTGGACGCCCCGGTGTCGGGCGGAACGGTCGGCGCGGTAGCCGGAACGCTGTCGATCATGGCGGCGGCCCCGGCCGCGGTGGTGGAGCGGGTGCGCCCGGTCCTGGCGGCGATGGGCGACAAGGTCTTCCACGTCGGTGAGGTGCCGGGGCAAGGCGCCACGGTGAAGACGGTCAACCAGCTGCTGTGCGGTGTCCACATTGCCGTGGTGGCGGAAGCCTTCTCGCTGGCCGCCAAAGCCGGCGTCGATCTGGCGGTCCTGCTGGAGATCATGAGCGGCTCCGCCGCGTCGAGCTGGATGCTGAAGGACCGCGGCCCGCGCATGCTGGAGGCCGAACCGGGCATCACCAGCGCCGTGGACATTTTCGTCAAGGACCTCGGCATCGTCCTGGAGGCCGGGCGCGGCGCCAAGGCCGCGCTGCCGCTGGCCGCCGTCGCCCACCAGATGTTCCTTTCCGCCTCCGGGCGCGGCGAGGGCGCGATGGACGACAGCCAGGTGATCCGCAGCTATCACCTTCTGAACGGTGTCACGCCGGGGTGA
- a CDS encoding alanine racemase: MSVFLDALLDSSLDDSIRGVPPGTAPLRLRDVGAWGWRPAAGDMALPVLTLDEDAFAANRDLIFAYARRHGVALAPHAKTPMAPQIASALVEAGAWGATVANLQQAAVLLRAGVTRLILANEIGGRASGERLGALLAAHPDADLRAFADSPAAVETLAAAARAAGRPPEHPLPVLVEVGAGRAGARDRAAVDAILAAVVRHPGLLVLDGVATYEGAVATADPAETAANIAALMLRTAEAFALVRSLAPERPLLLTAGGSAFFDMVVTGLAPVAATDGNATLVLRSGAIFFHDHGVYERALGALDARQGFACGGATAADFRPALRLWAEVLTRPEPELAICGFGMRDASFDQGLPRPLRVHRDGRALSAEGLRVTRLNDQHAFLAVPGGLDLAVGDIIEFGISHPCTCIDRWRVLFGLGADGRVRSAYRTFFG; this comes from the coding sequence ATGAGCGTGTTTCTCGATGCCCTGCTCGACAGCAGTTTGGACGACAGCATCCGGGGGGTGCCGCCTGGGACGGCGCCGCTGCGGCTGCGTGATGTCGGCGCCTGGGGCTGGCGGCCGGCCGCGGGAGACATGGCGCTTCCGGTGCTGACGCTCGACGAGGATGCCTTCGCCGCCAACCGCGATCTGATCTTCGCTTATGCGCGCCGCCACGGCGTGGCGCTGGCGCCCCATGCCAAGACGCCGATGGCCCCGCAGATCGCCTCGGCGCTGGTGGAGGCCGGCGCCTGGGGCGCCACCGTCGCCAACCTGCAGCAGGCGGCCGTTCTGCTGCGCGCCGGCGTGACCCGGCTGATCCTCGCCAACGAGATCGGTGGCCGGGCCAGCGGCGAGCGGCTGGGAGCGCTGCTCGCCGCTCATCCCGACGCCGACCTGCGCGCCTTCGCCGACTCCCCCGCCGCGGTCGAGACGCTCGCCGCCGCGGCGCGTGCCGCCGGCCGCCCCCCCGAACATCCGTTGCCCGTCCTGGTCGAGGTCGGCGCCGGCCGCGCCGGCGCCCGCGACCGGGCGGCGGTGGACGCGATCCTCGCGGCGGTCGTCCGCCATCCGGGCCTGCTGGTCCTCGACGGCGTCGCCACCTACGAAGGAGCGGTCGCCACCGCCGATCCGGCCGAGACCGCCGCCAACATCGCCGCCCTGATGCTGCGCACGGCGGAGGCCTTCGCGCTGGTGCGCTCGCTGGCCCCGGAGCGGCCGCTGTTGCTCACCGCGGGCGGTTCCGCCTTCTTCGACATGGTGGTGACCGGACTGGCGCCGGTCGCCGCGACGGACGGCAACGCCACGCTGGTGCTGCGCAGCGGCGCCATCTTCTTCCACGACCACGGCGTCTACGAACGCGCTCTCGGCGCGCTCGACGCCCGGCAAGGGTTCGCCTGCGGCGGTGCCACGGCGGCCGATTTCCGCCCGGCTCTGCGCCTGTGGGCGGAGGTTCTGACCCGACCGGAACCGGAACTGGCCATCTGCGGCTTCGGCATGCGCGACGCCTCCTTCGACCAGGGCCTGCCCCGGCCACTGCGGGTTCACCGCGACGGCCGCGCGCTCTCCGCGGAGGGCTTGCGGGTGACCCGGCTGAACGACCAGCACGCCTTCCTCGCCGTGCCGGGCGGGCTTGATCTCGCGGTTGGCGACATCATCGAGTTCGGAATCTCGCACCCCTGCACCTGCATCGACCGCTGGCGGGTGCTGTTCGGCCTCGGCGCCGACGGGCGGGTCCGCAGCGCCTACCGCACCTTCTTCGGCTGA
- a CDS encoding amino acid ABC transporter permease: protein MQTLNFQQLLRYQDQLIDGTLHTLLLTLVAAVIGTAIGVAGAAAVRSGPRPVRWAIRGYVELIRNTPSLIQLFVVFFVLPGFGLRMGAFEAAAIALGLYFGAYCTEIVRAGLDAIPGSQVEAGQCLGLTRWQVFRHVVLPPALRSVYPAFTSQFVLLLLGTSLASQISAEELFHTGGFIETRTYRSFEVYAVICGIYFALVMSFKLLFAAVGRLAFRWPVRR, encoded by the coding sequence ATGCAGACATTGAATTTCCAGCAACTCCTGCGCTACCAGGACCAGCTGATCGACGGCACGCTGCACACGCTGCTGCTGACCCTGGTCGCCGCGGTGATCGGCACCGCCATCGGCGTCGCCGGGGCGGCGGCGGTGCGCAGCGGGCCGCGCCCGGTGCGCTGGGCGATCCGCGGCTACGTTGAGCTGATCCGCAACACGCCATCGCTGATCCAGCTGTTCGTGGTCTTCTTCGTGCTGCCGGGCTTCGGCCTGCGGATGGGCGCCTTCGAGGCGGCGGCGATCGCGCTCGGCCTCTATTTCGGCGCCTATTGCACCGAGATCGTCCGCGCCGGGCTGGACGCCATTCCCGGCAGCCAGGTCGAGGCCGGCCAGTGCCTGGGGCTCACCCGCTGGCAGGTGTTCCGCCATGTTGTGCTGCCGCCGGCCCTGCGCAGCGTCTACCCCGCCTTCACCAGCCAGTTCGTCCTGCTGCTGCTCGGCACCTCGCTGGCCTCGCAGATCTCGGCGGAGGAGCTGTTCCACACCGGCGGCTTCATCGAGACGCGCACCTACCGCAGCTTCGAGGTCTATGCCGTGATCTGCGGCATCTACTTCGCCCTGGTGATGAGCTTCAAACTGCTGTTCGCCGCGGTGGGGCGCCTCGCCTTCCGCTGGCCGGTGCGGCGCTGA
- a CDS encoding amino acid ABC transporter permease: MRSFSLADFLSLLSALQWTGVLVLIALGFGAPLALALALMRTSARRALRWTATAFLQIVQGVPLLGLLMFFYFGMPVFLGVEMSPLVAVGIAMTVYTASFLGEIWRGGIEAVKHEQWEAAACLGLSTWHQFRYVIAPQAFRMALPPTVGFLVQLIKGTSLASIVGFVELARAGQLVSAATFQPLLVYSIVAAIYFAACLPLTLWARSLEARLNGAR; encoded by the coding sequence ATGCGTTCCTTTTCCCTCGCCGACTTCCTGTCGCTGCTCAGCGCGCTGCAATGGACGGGCGTCCTCGTCCTCATCGCGCTCGGCTTCGGCGCCCCGCTGGCGCTGGCGCTCGCCCTGATGCGGACCAGCGCCCGCCGCGCGCTGCGCTGGACCGCCACCGCCTTCCTCCAGATCGTCCAGGGCGTCCCGCTGCTCGGCCTGCTGATGTTCTTCTACTTCGGCATGCCGGTCTTCCTCGGCGTGGAGATGTCGCCTCTGGTCGCCGTCGGCATCGCCATGACCGTCTACACCGCCTCCTTCCTCGGCGAGATCTGGCGCGGCGGCATCGAGGCGGTGAAGCACGAGCAGTGGGAGGCCGCCGCCTGCCTCGGCCTGTCGACTTGGCACCAGTTCCGCTACGTCATCGCGCCGCAGGCCTTCCGCATGGCGCTGCCGCCGACCGTCGGCTTCCTCGTCCAGCTCATCAAGGGAACGTCGCTGGCCTCCATCGTCGGCTTCGTCGAACTCGCCCGCGCCGGCCAGCTGGTCAGCGCCGCCACCTTCCAGCCCCTGCTGGTCTACTCGATCGTCGCGGCGATCTACTTCGCCGCCTGCCTGCCCCTCACCCTGTGGGCGCGTTCCCTGGAGGCCCGTCTCAATGGCGCTCGTTGA
- a CDS encoding amino acid ABC transporter ATP-binding protein: MALVDIKNVTKSYGSIEVLKGVSLSIDEGEIVTIIGKSGSGKSTLLRCINALERIDGGEITVEGQSVRTDMPNLRGFRQRVGIVFQAFNLFPHLTVERNITLAPILNKRIAKAEGRALALDVLARVGLADKIDAYPAQLSGGQQQRVAIARCLAMGPQLMLFDEVTSALDPELVGEVLKVMEDMARQGMTMVLVTHEMGFARNVASKIVFMHQGRVWEEGPPAELFANPRTPELRSFIASAR; this comes from the coding sequence ATGGCGCTCGTTGACATCAAGAACGTTACCAAGAGCTACGGTTCCATCGAGGTGCTCAAGGGGGTTTCGCTCAGCATCGACGAGGGCGAGATCGTCACCATCATCGGCAAGTCGGGCTCCGGCAAATCGACCCTGCTGCGCTGCATCAACGCGCTGGAGCGCATCGACGGCGGCGAGATCACGGTGGAGGGCCAGTCGGTGCGCACCGACATGCCGAACCTGCGCGGCTTCCGCCAGCGCGTCGGCATCGTCTTCCAGGCCTTCAACCTGTTCCCGCACCTGACGGTGGAACGCAACATCACGCTGGCCCCGATCCTCAACAAGCGGATCGCCAAGGCGGAGGGCCGGGCGCTGGCGCTCGACGTGCTGGCCCGCGTCGGACTGGCCGACAAGATCGACGCCTATCCGGCCCAGCTCTCGGGCGGGCAGCAGCAGCGCGTCGCCATCGCCCGCTGCCTCGCCATGGGACCGCAGCTGATGCTGTTCGACGAGGTGACCTCGGCCCTCGACCCGGAGTTGGTCGGCGAGGTGCTGAAGGTGATGGAGGACATGGCGCGGCAGGGCATGACGATGGTCCTGGTCACCCACGAGATGGGCTTCGCCCGCAACGTCGCCTCCAAGATCGTCTTCATGCACCAGGGTCGCGTCTGGGAGGAGGGTCCGCCGGCGGAACTCTTCGCCAACCCGCGCACCCCCGAACTGCGGAGCTTCATCGCCTCTGCGCGCTGA